The DNA window CTTCACGCGCCAAATCTTCACGTCCTGCTTCGAGAGAGATAACAGCGCGTTCTTGCCACTGCTCCGCTTGGGAAACCGCATTTTCATAAGCATCCTGAAATTGTTTTTCAACACCGATAGAAGCATTAACCTTCTCGCGTGCTTCCGCAAGCCGGTTTTTCATCTCAACGATAACACCCTCTAAAACCCGCTCTGGGTCTTCGGTTTCAACCTCAGTTTGCTCCGATTCCGGTTCAAACTTCACAACAACTGTCTCTGCGAATTTATCCCCCATCCGCTGTCGTTTTTTTCCAAGTGTCCAGAAGGAATCCAACGGTTGAAATCTTTGAAACTACACGGTTTACCATCTTTCAATCTCAGCACCTGTAAGGACAGCAGTTTCTTGCCAAGTCCCTGTCCATTTTTGAAACCGTCCATGAGAGACATACCGACTGCCCACAAAGCGATACCACTCAAGGCGAAAGTAGCCGGATTATTATTTGCCAACGGTCCCAAAAGAAAAACTAAAAGCACTTGCGCGAGAACCAACGCGCGTATTGGCAGTTTAGTTTTCGGTCCTAATATCCACA is part of the Candidatus Poribacteria bacterium genome and encodes:
- a CDS encoding RDD family protein — its product is KKFRLGSRFARLFAFFIDGMLLASILLVLFLLLEPVGFGLQIGLLSALLWILGPKTKLPIRALVLAQVLLVFLLGPLANNNPATFALSGIALWAVGMSLMDGFKNGQGLGKKLLSLQVLRLKDGKPCSFKDFNRWIPSGHLEKNDSGWGINSQRQLL